The following proteins are encoded in a genomic region of Roseisolibacter agri:
- the tilS gene encoding tRNA lysidine(34) synthetase TilS: protein MTTPVPVERDAERDADARRSIRAVRARVRAALADGASKRVVLAVSGGRDSMVLLDAACAVARERLAGVAVFDHGTGPHARAAVRRVRRAAARHGLPVVVGRAALPDAGEAVWREARWRFLRRAARRLGADAVATAHTRDDQVETVAMRVLRGAGPRGLAGLLATRQGVVRPLLAVGAARVAAYAHARGLRWVEDPSNASRRFLRNRLRHELLPALEAARPGTRRLLLALGREAAAWRAEAEALAESVAVTRAADGALHVALPLLAGYDAEGLAVLWPALAARGGVRLDRRGTARLVAFTIRVAAEATAVGAGIPLAGGIEVVVRRGRRVPGGREAQRELVLRRAAAWRPTASPPGNEPLADGLTFGGWRFGASQGEAAAVDPAWSAWLPADRPLEVRAWRPGDRIRAAGKQGARRVKRFLAEAGIPGRERPGWPVVVAGGDGQEILWIPGVCRSDAATDRHATPGQHFICERIDRRPRPERRG, encoded by the coding sequence CGCAGCATCCGCGCCGTGCGGGCGCGCGTGCGCGCGGCGCTGGCGGACGGCGCGTCGAAACGCGTCGTGCTCGCCGTCTCCGGCGGTCGCGACTCGATGGTGCTGCTGGACGCGGCGTGCGCGGTCGCGCGCGAGCGGCTGGCCGGCGTGGCCGTGTTCGACCACGGGACGGGACCGCACGCGCGCGCCGCTGTCCGTCGGGTGCGGCGGGCCGCGGCGCGCCACGGGCTGCCGGTCGTCGTGGGGCGGGCCGCGCTCCCCGACGCGGGCGAGGCGGTGTGGCGCGAGGCGCGATGGCGCTTTCTCCGCCGCGCCGCGCGCCGGCTGGGCGCCGACGCCGTCGCCACCGCGCACACCCGCGACGACCAGGTCGAGACGGTCGCGATGCGCGTGCTGCGCGGCGCGGGCCCCAGGGGGCTCGCCGGGCTGCTCGCGACGCGTCAGGGAGTCGTGCGGCCGCTGCTCGCGGTGGGGGCCGCGCGGGTGGCCGCCTACGCGCACGCGCGCGGCCTCCGCTGGGTCGAGGATCCGTCGAACGCCTCGCGGCGCTTCCTTCGGAATCGCCTGCGCCACGAGCTGCTTCCTGCGCTGGAGGCGGCGCGCCCCGGCACCCGGCGGCTGCTGCTCGCCCTCGGTCGCGAGGCCGCGGCGTGGCGCGCGGAGGCCGAGGCGCTGGCGGAATCCGTCGCCGTCACGCGTGCGGCCGACGGGGCGCTCCACGTTGCCCTGCCCCTGCTGGCGGGGTATGATGCCGAAGGACTCGCCGTCCTGTGGCCCGCGCTCGCGGCCCGGGGCGGGGTGCGGCTCGACCGGCGGGGAACCGCCCGGCTCGTGGCGTTTACAATTCGGGTGGCCGCGGAGGCCACCGCCGTCGGTGCCGGGATCCCGCTCGCGGGAGGCATCGAGGTGGTGGTTCGCCGCGGCCGGCGCGTTCCGGGCGGCCGCGAGGCGCAGCGGGAGCTGGTGCTGCGGCGTGCCGCAGCGTGGCGACCGACGGCGTCGCCGCCCGGGAACGAGCCGCTCGCCGACGGGTTGACGTTCGGCGGCTGGCGGTTCGGCGCATCGCAGGGCGAGGCAGCAGCAGTGGACCCCGCGTGGTCCGCGTGGCTGCCGGCGGACCGCCCGCTGGAGGTCCGCGCCTGGCGTCCCGGAGATCGCATCCGGGCGGCGGGGAAGCAGGGGGCACGTCGTGTGAAGCGGTTCCTCGCCGAGGCCGGGATTCCCGGTCGGGAGCGGCCGGGGTGGCCGGTGGTCGTCGCCGGGGGCGATGGCCAGGAGATCCTGTGGATTCCTGGGGTGTGCCGCAGCGACGCGGCGACGGACCGGCACGCGACGCCGGGTCAGCACTTCATCTGTGAACGCATCGATCGACGTCCGCGGCCAGAGCGCCGCGGCTGA